One part of the Clostridium thermosuccinogenes genome encodes these proteins:
- the spoIIP gene encoding stage II sporulation protein P, with amino-acid sequence MKKKYKNYRKNVLERVLKTAILAILSYLAVRLGIAGGNLLFSTDVNIIRNVHVESFKSTLNKAIPLIDTVYNSGNISISLSREISNLIANIFNFNLDNPVTILNAQSPIMYNFYNNSYKEYLAQEIEKEKEKSKYENSDSGNTGDKPEGKTDEGTEPHEGPSGFLQDQSSIYYDGTDGTGWDDSGGNNDYNSNIAIKNESKYEVDDAMIEQLLKEELSFKFEEKGPQILIYHTHTSESYLRKLEDLGKENVPSRTQDSRYNVVRVGDELHKHLEKKYGFNVMHNGTINDYDYNDSYVNAAKTVDNILKGNPSLKVVIDLHRDGLDGVNKLRQAIKIDNKNAAQMFFVIGTNHENWKENFKLALKLHKYMNDKYPGLMLPILLRNARYNQQVSKGAFIIEIGGDGNTLDEAIESTKYLAEALNEVLGGMK; translated from the coding sequence ATGAAAAAGAAATACAAAAATTATAGAAAAAATGTATTGGAGAGGGTACTTAAGACAGCAATCCTTGCGATACTGTCCTATTTGGCTGTAAGGCTTGGAATAGCGGGGGGAAATCTGTTATTTAGCACTGATGTCAATATAATCAGGAATGTGCATGTGGAATCTTTCAAATCAACTCTCAACAAGGCAATTCCCTTGATTGACACCGTTTACAACAGTGGCAATATCAGCATATCCCTTTCGAGGGAAATAAGCAATCTTATAGCCAATATATTTAACTTTAACCTGGACAATCCTGTCACCATTCTGAATGCTCAGTCTCCTATCATGTATAATTTTTATAATAACAGCTATAAGGAATATTTGGCGCAGGAAATTGAGAAGGAAAAGGAAAAAAGCAAGTATGAAAACAGCGATAGCGGCAATACCGGCGACAAGCCTGAAGGTAAAACGGATGAGGGTACGGAGCCGCATGAAGGCCCATCCGGCTTTTTGCAGGATCAAAGCTCTATTTATTACGACGGAACGGACGGGACCGGCTGGGATGATTCCGGCGGAAATAACGACTACAACAGCAATATTGCAATTAAAAATGAAAGTAAGTACGAAGTGGATGATGCCATGATAGAACAACTGCTAAAAGAGGAACTGAGCTTCAAGTTTGAGGAGAAGGGACCACAAATACTCATTTACCATACCCATACCTCGGAAAGTTATCTGCGAAAGCTGGAGGATTTGGGAAAGGAAAATGTGCCCAGCAGAACACAGGACAGCAGGTATAATGTAGTCCGGGTAGGGGATGAGCTTCACAAACATTTGGAGAAGAAGTATGGTTTTAACGTAATGCACAACGGAACAATAAATGATTATGATTATAATGATTCATATGTCAATGCCGCTAAAACAGTCGATAATATTCTTAAGGGAAACCCGTCCCTGAAGGTGGTTATAGATTTGCACAGGGATGGACTGGATGGGGTAAATAAATTGAGACAGGCGATCAAGATAGACAACAAGAATGCTGCCCAGATGTTCTTCGTCATCGGGACAAATCATGAAAACTGGAAGGAAAATTTCAAGCTTGCCTTAAAGTTACATAAATATATGAATGATAAGTATCCTGGCTTGATGCTTCCGATATTGCTGCGAAATGCCAGATATAATCAGCAGGTTTCAAAGGGTGCTTTCATTATAGAAATAGGCGGTGATGGAAACACGCTGGATGAAGCAATTGAAAGCACGAAATATCTGGCGGAAGCATTGAACGAAGTGCTGGGAGGCATGAAATAG
- a CDS encoding GntR family transcriptional regulator, with amino-acid sequence MKKGSLSLYKSIYNDLEKKILSGQYKVGDRIPSEKELSEEYKVSRITSKKALEMLAEKGLIDRAPGRGSFVKSNSTDETDNECLKDPKNEEDKVARPPMIGVILPDFAESYGTSLLSGIEKEASEKNCFIVLKRSYGRQDIEENVIDSLLELGVDGIIIMPVHGELYNREILRLTLDGFPIVSVDRCLSGIPVPFVGTDNISASAKITDYVLKLGHKNIAILSPPYKNTSTIEDRIEGFIKSHAEHGVGIDDSLWLTDLISTLPEKDAKENRQRDIDKIVKLLKENPQITCMYAMEYNIALLAMKAAKSLGKAIPKDLSIVCFDSPFNYADEYLFTFIQQKESEMGETALRLLLNLMKKKGDVEKVYLDADLVIGTTTGKARSV; translated from the coding sequence ATGAAAAAGGGTAGTCTGTCGCTATACAAAAGCATTTATAATGATTTGGAGAAAAAAATCCTGTCCGGACAATACAAGGTAGGAGACAGGATTCCGTCGGAAAAGGAATTATCGGAAGAGTATAAAGTGAGCCGGATTACCAGCAAAAAAGCATTGGAGATGCTGGCTGAAAAAGGACTGATTGACAGGGCCCCCGGTAGAGGATCTTTTGTAAAGAGCAATTCGACGGATGAAACAGATAATGAGTGTCTGAAAGATCCTAAAAATGAGGAAGACAAAGTTGCCCGCCCTCCTATGATTGGTGTGATTCTGCCTGATTTTGCCGAGTCTTATGGTACATCCCTGCTTTCGGGTATTGAAAAGGAAGCCTCCGAAAAGAATTGCTTCATCGTGCTAAAACGTTCCTATGGAAGACAGGACATAGAAGAGAACGTGATTGACTCCCTGCTGGAATTGGGAGTTGATGGCATCATAATCATGCCTGTCCATGGAGAACTGTATAACCGCGAAATTTTGCGGCTGACCCTGGATGGCTTTCCAATTGTCTCGGTGGATAGATGTTTGAGTGGGATACCGGTTCCGTTTGTAGGTACCGATAATATCAGCGCTTCAGCAAAAATAACTGATTATGTCCTCAAACTTGGGCATAAAAACATCGCCATCCTCTCGCCTCCGTATAAAAATACCTCAACAATCGAAGACAGGATAGAGGGTTTTATTAAAAGCCATGCGGAGCATGGGGTGGGGATAGATGATTCGTTGTGGCTGACCGACCTGATCAGCACATTGCCTGAAAAGGATGCGAAAGAGAACAGGCAAAGGGATATAGATAAAATAGTTAAACTCCTGAAGGAAAATCCCCAGATCACATGCATGTATGCCATGGAATACAATATCGCACTGCTGGCTATGAAGGCTGCAAAATCCTTGGGAAAGGCCATCCCGAAGGATTTATCCATTGTATGCTTTGACAGCCCATTCAATTATGCGGACGAGTATTTATTTACCTTTATCCAGCAGAAGGAATCTGAAATGGGAGAAACAGCCCTGAGACTGCTTTTGAACCTGATGAAGAAAAAGGGAGATGTGGAAAAGGTATATCTGGATGCAGATCTGGTTATAGGCACTACGACAGGCAAAGCCAGATCCGTATAG